The Streptomyces sp. HUAS CB01 genome has a segment encoding these proteins:
- a CDS encoding HNH endonuclease produces MPHVLILNASYEPLGVVPLRRALVLVLENKAICLEESGALMHSATRVIPAPSVVRLKRFVRVPYRGPVPLTRRALFARDGGRCMYCGGVATSVDHVVPRSRGGQHVWDNVVAACRRCNHVKADRHLRELGWRLRHQPAPPSGLAWRIIGTGHRDPRWLPYLQPYGADDAMARIDGISA; encoded by the coding sequence GTGCCGCATGTCCTGATCCTCAACGCGTCGTACGAGCCGCTCGGCGTCGTACCGCTCCGCCGCGCGCTCGTCCTCGTCCTCGAGAACAAGGCCATCTGCCTCGAGGAGTCCGGCGCCTTGATGCACAGCGCGACCCGGGTGATCCCCGCGCCCAGCGTGGTCCGGCTCAAGCGTTTCGTCCGGGTCCCCTACCGGGGGCCCGTTCCTCTGACCCGCCGCGCGCTGTTCGCCCGCGACGGGGGCCGCTGCATGTACTGCGGTGGCGTCGCAACCAGCGTCGACCACGTCGTCCCGCGCAGTCGCGGCGGCCAGCACGTCTGGGACAACGTCGTGGCCGCGTGCCGCCGCTGCAACCACGTCAAGGCCGACCGGCACCTGCGCGAGCTGGGCTGGCGGCTGCGGCACCAACCCGCCCCGCCGAGCGGCCTGGCCTGGCGCATCATCGGCACCGGGCATAGGGACCCGCGCTGGCTGCCATACCTGCAGCCGTACGGCGCGGACGACGCGATGGCCCGGATCGACGGCATATCCGCCTGA